The following proteins come from a genomic window of Kitasatospora sp. NBC_01246:
- a CDS encoding NUDIX hydrolase: MTATQPTTTSAPAPVAGPGVQVVAALLRRGDQIVLVQEQRDGQEMWSIPGGGVERGELLGEALIREVLEETGLRLATVGPLAYLVNTTTTRYPSTVVLTFDCTDWDGEIAVHDPDGKVTGSVLLPLDEARRVLASSTASRPEIEPLLDYLDGSTAGRVWSYREDQPAD; the protein is encoded by the coding sequence ATGACCGCAACCCAGCCCACCACCACCTCGGCCCCCGCGCCCGTCGCCGGCCCCGGCGTCCAGGTCGTCGCAGCCCTGCTGCGACGCGGAGACCAGATCGTCCTCGTTCAGGAGCAGCGCGACGGCCAGGAGATGTGGTCCATCCCCGGCGGCGGGGTCGAGCGCGGCGAACTCCTCGGCGAGGCTCTCATCCGCGAGGTCCTCGAAGAGACCGGCCTGCGCCTGGCGACAGTCGGCCCACTGGCCTACCTCGTCAACACCACGACCACCCGCTACCCCTCCACGGTGGTCCTTACCTTCGACTGCACCGACTGGGACGGGGAGATCGCCGTCCACGACCCGGATGGCAAGGTCACCGGCTCCGTCCTCCTGCCGCTGGACGAAGCCAGGAGGGTCCTGGCCTCGTCCACCGCCTCCCGCCCTGAGATCGAACCCCTGCTGGACTACCTCGACGGCTCCACTGCAGGCCGCGTGTGGTCCTACCGAGAAGACCAGCCCGCCGACTGA
- a CDS encoding bifunctional class I SAM-dependent methyltransferase/NUDIX hydrolase — protein MTIENDTVAIWNTYGAHQLARGLELPELDRWDWGIPDTGPGIKALGEVARLRVLDLGSGLGRHAARLAALGADVTAVDVSPAQHRRALARYPGNQGLHLVCADAVAHLCDADPYDLIYSVGSVPYLDPDRLLPALANGIRPGGRLVFSALHTNSHGSGPSTEAAPRPEILRLPGTTEDHSVDMWVLTPQLWEDLLVQHGLTMESVTAIDSPTPENPLSYRLYAGRRPQRVPSRPRTSEPPPPNTALGVGVIVNGPEGVLLGRHRHRTWELAGGTVEPGESFAEAAVRELREETGLVAKPDDAQVLGTLLDRVGGVARVTVPVLVTRWSGIPHQREETIGSWRFWPLDALPQPVFVPSAQCLTAWDPALPLDHPPAHFQPYDSPGRP, from the coding sequence GTGACCATCGAGAACGACACCGTCGCGATCTGGAACACCTATGGCGCTCACCAACTGGCCAGGGGGCTTGAGCTGCCCGAGCTGGACCGGTGGGACTGGGGAATCCCGGACACCGGACCCGGCATCAAGGCCCTCGGGGAGGTCGCGCGGCTGCGTGTCCTCGACCTCGGCAGCGGGCTCGGCCGCCACGCCGCACGGCTGGCCGCCCTGGGCGCCGACGTCACCGCCGTGGACGTCTCCCCCGCCCAGCACCGGCGCGCTCTCGCCCGCTATCCGGGTAACCAGGGTCTGCACCTGGTGTGCGCCGACGCCGTGGCCCACCTGTGCGACGCCGATCCGTACGACCTGATCTACTCCGTCGGCTCAGTGCCGTACCTGGACCCGGACCGGCTGCTGCCCGCCCTGGCCAACGGCATCAGGCCCGGCGGGCGCCTGGTCTTCTCCGCGCTGCACACCAACTCCCACGGCTCCGGACCCTCGACCGAGGCGGCCCCGCGGCCCGAGATCCTTCGACTGCCCGGCACCACCGAGGACCACTCCGTGGACATGTGGGTTCTCACGCCACAACTATGGGAGGACCTCCTGGTCCAGCACGGTCTCACCATGGAATCGGTCACGGCGATCGACTCACCGACCCCGGAGAACCCGCTCTCCTACCGGCTGTACGCGGGCCGCCGCCCCCAGCGCGTACCGAGCCGCCCTCGCACCAGCGAGCCGCCCCCGCCGAACACCGCGCTGGGCGTCGGTGTGATCGTGAACGGCCCGGAAGGTGTCCTGCTCGGACGGCATCGGCACCGCACCTGGGAACTCGCCGGCGGGACCGTCGAGCCGGGCGAGAGCTTCGCCGAAGCCGCCGTTCGTGAACTCCGCGAGGAGACCGGCCTCGTGGCCAAACCTGACGACGCGCAGGTGTTGGGCACGCTCCTGGACCGGGTGGGCGGCGTCGCCCGGGTGACGGTGCCCGTCCTCGTCACCCGCTGGTCCGGCATCCCCCACCAGCGCGAAGAGACCATCGGGTCCTGGCGGTTCTGGCCCCTGGACGCGCTGCCCCAGCCGGTGTTCGTACCGAGCGCCCAGTGCCTGACGGCCTGGGACCCGGCCCTCCCGCTCGACCACCCGCCCGCCCACTTCCAGCCCTACGACAGCCCCGGCCGGCCCTAG
- a CDS encoding class I SAM-dependent methyltransferase, with amino-acid sequence MTTTTSTASTAYWEPLWAGGRRYRQTDDAERRLMDEHLGPGRARPALDIGSGDGTLARRLHHELGYRTTGVDCAPSALALAATLDTGPGPGPVWRCLDITTDDLTALPDPAYALVTCRLVYRWMDDKAAFVHRVRRLLAPGGVFWVVAEIAGRRTTTDPALQELGITPAEAELLTTGWSVVRTADLDVLRCYALRP; translated from the coding sequence ATGACCACCACCACGTCCACCGCGAGCACCGCCTACTGGGAGCCGCTCTGGGCCGGTGGCCGCCGCTACCGGCAGACCGACGATGCCGAGAGGCGGCTGATGGACGAGCACCTCGGCCCCGGACGCGCCCGGCCGGCCCTCGACATCGGCAGTGGCGACGGCACTCTGGCCCGCCGCCTCCACCACGAGCTCGGCTACCGTACGACCGGCGTCGACTGCGCCCCCAGCGCACTCGCCCTCGCCGCCACCCTCGACACCGGCCCCGGCCCCGGCCCGGTCTGGCGGTGCCTGGACATCACCACCGACGACCTCACCGCCCTGCCGGACCCGGCCTACGCGCTCGTCACCTGCCGCCTGGTCTACCGGTGGATGGACGACAAGGCCGCCTTCGTCCACCGCGTCCGCCGGCTCCTCGCGCCCGGCGGAGTGTTCTGGGTGGTCGCCGAGATCGCCGGCCGCCGCACGACCACGGACCCGGCCCTCCAAGAGCTTGGGATCACCCCTGCCGAGGCTGAGCTCCTCACGACCGGCTGGTCCGTCGTGCGCACGGCCGACCTCGACGTGCTCCGCTGCTACGCGCTGCGTCCCTGA
- a CDS encoding GNAT family N-acetyltransferase, translating into MTVPRPATSDDAAEIARLRSQLILSEPLDATWLTICRDQLADRLRPGGDARACVVDAPSGGLASCALGLIHAVLPAPKYPRGLAARIHAVATDPDHRRRGYARAALAGLLARLEKDGVTLYELYASEGSAPLYASLGFTSDPALMRMTRFPTSGSSA; encoded by the coding sequence GTGACCGTGCCCCGCCCCGCCACATCCGACGACGCCGCCGAGATCGCCCGGCTCCGATCGCAGCTGATCCTGTCCGAACCGCTGGACGCGACCTGGCTCACCATCTGCCGGGACCAGCTCGCCGACCGGCTCCGGCCCGGCGGCGACGCTCGCGCCTGCGTCGTCGACGCCCCGTCCGGAGGTCTCGCCAGCTGCGCTCTCGGCCTCATCCACGCCGTACTCCCCGCCCCCAAGTACCCCCGGGGCCTCGCCGCGCGGATCCACGCCGTGGCCACCGACCCCGACCACCGGCGCCGAGGCTACGCACGGGCCGCCCTCGCCGGACTGCTCGCCCGGTTGGAGAAGGACGGCGTCACCCTCTACGAGCTGTACGCCAGCGAGGGCTCAGCTCCGCTGTACGCCTCACTCGGCTTCACCAGCGACCCCGCACTCATGCGGATGACCCGGTTCCCCACCAGCGGGAGCTCCGCATGA
- a CDS encoding endonuclease/exonuclease/phosphatase family protein, which translates to MPPTIRIANLNAYKLTIDQPPERWEARATAIKEITPDVLALQEVLVDGALRDGETELERTERCRAEAAGIIERLAADCGLTATTVRADGTSGGIAMANNQHRGWFTAVLWNPDTVRAVPGGFRAHGAPDFWHGFTTIQLDIGAAVPVVIGSYHGDPFRPDFRADEARRLKGALRRTGGAKPGFVLGDFNAISAATITTPDGSTSFYDAEPYSQQDHDDLEYQVLEGTIGKGNLADRRQTEILLRRGFMVDAAAHLGAPWEPTVSHWEDGKGDPDPWGPRRIDLALATRPAAPAVISYQTHRSPAALAASDHLPIIVDVDPAAISRDPEASGG; encoded by the coding sequence GTGCCGCCCACGATACGGATCGCCAATCTCAACGCGTACAAGCTCACGATCGATCAGCCGCCAGAGCGTTGGGAGGCTAGGGCCACCGCGATCAAGGAGATCACCCCCGACGTCCTGGCCCTTCAGGAGGTCCTGGTCGATGGGGCCCTCCGCGACGGGGAGACCGAGCTCGAACGGACCGAGCGGTGTCGGGCCGAGGCCGCCGGGATCATCGAGCGTCTCGCGGCCGACTGCGGACTGACCGCCACGACCGTACGCGCCGACGGAACATCCGGTGGCATCGCCATGGCGAACAACCAGCACCGGGGTTGGTTCACTGCCGTCCTCTGGAATCCGGACACCGTGCGCGCGGTGCCCGGTGGGTTCCGCGCCCATGGCGCGCCGGACTTCTGGCACGGTTTCACCACGATCCAACTCGACATCGGCGCGGCTGTGCCGGTAGTCATCGGCTCGTATCACGGCGACCCGTTCCGCCCGGACTTCCGCGCGGATGAGGCACGGCGGTTGAAGGGGGCGCTCCGCCGCACCGGCGGCGCGAAGCCGGGGTTCGTGCTGGGCGACTTCAACGCTATCTCCGCCGCAACCATTACCACTCCCGACGGCTCGACGTCCTTCTACGACGCCGAGCCGTACAGCCAGCAGGACCATGATGACCTGGAGTACCAGGTGCTGGAAGGCACCATCGGCAAGGGGAATCTCGCTGATCGCCGGCAGACCGAGATCTTGTTGCGCCGGGGCTTCATGGTCGATGCCGCCGCACACCTGGGGGCGCCGTGGGAGCCGACGGTCAGTCATTGGGAGGACGGCAAGGGCGACCCGGATCCGTGGGGGCCGCGCAGGATCGATCTGGCGCTGGCGACCCGTCCGGCCGCCCCCGCCGTGATCAGCTACCAAACCCACCGCAGCCCGGCCGCACTGGCCGCGTCCGACCACCTGCCGATCATTGTGGACGTCGACCCGGCCGCCATTTCCCGTGACCCCGAGGCTTCTGGCGGGTGA
- a CDS encoding NUDIX hydrolase, with protein sequence MQLRAVYSAVHPWQWPGGTTERGERPWETAVRECEEETGLVPPGPPHLLAAVFGLPGTEWPYATAGFVFDGGRLTTAQISSIRLAPDEHDEVRALPLPKWRPLMPARDFNRLTTVMNARRTGTTAYFDSWDWEV encoded by the coding sequence GTGCAGCTGAGGGCCGTCTACTCCGCGGTCCACCCCTGGCAATGGCCCGGGGGAACAACCGAACGAGGCGAACGACCGTGGGAGACGGCGGTACGGGAGTGCGAGGAGGAGACCGGGCTCGTACCACCCGGCCCGCCGCACCTCCTGGCGGCGGTGTTCGGCTTGCCCGGGACCGAATGGCCCTACGCCACGGCCGGCTTCGTCTTCGACGGCGGCCGGCTCACCACCGCGCAGATCAGCAGCATCCGGCTCGCTCCGGACGAGCACGACGAAGTCCGCGCGCTGCCGCTGCCTAAGTGGCGGCCACTCATGCCGGCCCGGGACTTCAACCGGCTGACCACAGTGATGAACGCCCGCCGGACCGGCACGACGGCGTACTTCGATTCCTGGGACTGGGAGGTATGA
- a CDS encoding PIG-L deacetylase family protein — MTPPPPAAPRPSLLGVFGHPDDESLLAGGVLAQHAASGAATAVVTATWSPDSHRAAELADALSILGAGEPRMLGYADARIPDSAPDRLRLCDAPLDEVVGLIVGHIRAVRPQVVVTHDGYGQLTGHPDHVRTHQATVLAYHAAGLEHLHPKAGAPWRPGALYAATHPHAGVGELGPLLERVGKKVLSVPDEHVTAAVDVRPWLQRKWGAILAHQSEVARERPLPGILARLPVDTRHRILSTEYYTRLDIKPAAGGLTELTS; from the coding sequence GTGACGCCACCCCCTCCCGCTGCTCCCCGGCCGTCCCTCCTGGGGGTCTTCGGCCACCCGGACGACGAGTCCCTCCTGGCCGGGGGCGTCCTCGCGCAGCACGCCGCTTCGGGCGCGGCGACCGCCGTGGTCACCGCCACCTGGTCCCCCGACAGCCACCGGGCCGCCGAACTCGCGGATGCGCTGTCCATCCTGGGGGCCGGGGAACCGAGGATGCTCGGCTACGCCGACGCTCGCATCCCGGACTCCGCGCCCGACCGGCTCCGGCTGTGCGACGCCCCGCTGGACGAGGTGGTGGGGCTGATCGTCGGACACATCCGCGCCGTGCGACCTCAGGTCGTGGTGACCCACGACGGCTACGGCCAGCTGACCGGACATCCGGATCACGTCCGGACCCACCAGGCGACCGTGCTGGCCTACCACGCCGCCGGCCTCGAGCACCTCCACCCGAAGGCCGGAGCGCCGTGGCGGCCCGGAGCCCTGTACGCGGCCACGCACCCGCACGCGGGGGTGGGCGAGCTGGGACCGCTTCTGGAGCGGGTCGGGAAGAAGGTGCTCAGTGTGCCGGACGAGCACGTCACCGCAGCCGTCGACGTACGGCCGTGGCTCCAGCGGAAATGGGGTGCCATCCTCGCGCACCAGAGCGAAGTGGCCCGGGAACGACCTCTGCCCGGCATCCTGGCCCGCCTGCCGGTCGATACCCGGCACCGGATCCTGTCCACCGAGTACTACACGCGCCTCGACATCAAGCCCGCCGCAGGCGGCCTGACCGAGCTGACGTCCTGA
- a CDS encoding M15 family metallopeptidase, giving the protein MSDPRVATIPVVDRGERLLDVRADGELLVDSRRADETGAFAHLRQGVLERLLHAQALLPDGLRLLLIEGFRPPALQRQYFEQYAQELRAANPTWSPEQVREASSRFVSPPDIAPHSAGAAVDITLVNTEGIELDMGTRVNASLEESAGACNTGADSISHQAHTNRTTLSTALSAAGFVNYATEWRHWSRGDRHWALMTNQPCALYGPRELP; this is encoded by the coding sequence ATGTCCGATCCACGCGTGGCGACGATCCCCGTCGTGGACCGCGGCGAGCGCCTCTTGGACGTCCGCGCCGACGGCGAGTTGCTGGTCGACAGCCGCAGAGCCGACGAGACGGGCGCCTTCGCCCATCTCCGGCAAGGAGTCCTGGAGAGACTGCTGCACGCCCAGGCGCTCCTGCCCGACGGGCTGCGCCTGCTCCTCATCGAGGGCTTCCGGCCTCCCGCCCTGCAACGACAGTACTTCGAGCAGTACGCGCAGGAGTTGCGCGCGGCCAACCCGACGTGGAGCCCCGAGCAGGTCCGGGAGGCCTCCAGCCGGTTCGTCTCGCCCCCGGATATCGCGCCGCACAGTGCCGGCGCCGCCGTCGACATCACCCTCGTGAACACCGAAGGCATCGAACTGGACATGGGCACGCGCGTGAACGCGAGCCTGGAAGAGAGCGCTGGCGCCTGCAACACCGGCGCCGACTCGATCAGCCACCAGGCCCACACGAACCGGACCACGCTGAGCACCGCCCTGTCCGCCGCCGGGTTCGTGAACTACGCAACCGAGTGGCGGCACTGGAGCCGCGGCGACCGGCACTGGGCGCTCATGACGAACCAGCCCTGCGCCCTGTACGGGCCACGAGAGCTTCCTTGA